A region of bacterium DNA encodes the following proteins:
- a CDS encoding glycosyltransferase has translation MNRAAFTGGGTGGHVYPALAVAQVLLADPAWHGLYIGTRGRAEERIVAGLREGGQLDLPFRPVMAMGFPGLRSWRLPAFMVRLKLGVLQAAWHLLRFRPQVLVATGGYAAAPAVFAAALLRRLGLLRCGILIHEQNATVGLMNRLAGRLADVVALTFAESAEALPGCRVLTVGYPVRAGLEQLPDREESCRVLGLDPARPVLFIFGGSQGARAINLALYRILPELLRRGVQVLHGTGMSAGTAWDAGAEHARALAALERDVADWPALAPSYHARPYFDQIQLAYAAADLVCCRAGAGAIFELLAMGRPALLIPKMGLPGDHQTANARCAERAGAAALLLEEPLLAEGRIEAGVRPERLVEALGALLEDPARRREMASAAHGFRGDARLRMAALALDVAAGRPLPAEAAPGGAHGSPRSLERLGTEQLLARVEDLRDEADRRYVAYRCLAALCSPQWAERNAGIKLATRLRLDAALPLLVHLAEDAAPPALLPRLLGERRHQNGFIRRNLMTAFAALPATPDSIRALRRALADPYWEARVEAIHSLAVLHDPPDPALEAAMARFRDRGNFEEARAVADWWASCLPAASWREWLLPLARHANCRVREAAILALERRVRQGELRLEDLKGELDGFLLTSTHFRPRFPLKQAMRALAEPREKEPC, from the coding sequence GTGAACAGGGCGGCCTTCACCGGCGGCGGCACGGGCGGACACGTCTACCCGGCCCTGGCCGTGGCCCAGGTGCTGCTGGCCGATCCCGCCTGGCACGGCCTCTACATCGGCACCCGCGGCCGCGCCGAGGAGCGCATCGTGGCCGGCCTGCGCGAGGGCGGCCAGCTCGATCTGCCCTTCCGCCCCGTCATGGCCATGGGCTTCCCTGGGCTGCGCAGCTGGCGGCTTCCCGCCTTCATGGTCCGGCTCAAGCTGGGCGTGCTGCAGGCCGCCTGGCACCTGCTGCGCTTCCGGCCCCAGGTCCTGGTGGCCACGGGCGGCTACGCCGCCGCGCCCGCCGTCTTCGCCGCGGCCCTGCTGCGCCGCCTGGGCCTGCTGCGCTGCGGCATCCTCATCCACGAGCAGAACGCCACTGTCGGTCTCATGAACCGCCTGGCCGGGCGGCTGGCCGACGTGGTGGCCCTCACCTTCGCCGAGTCGGCGGAGGCCCTCCCCGGCTGCCGTGTCCTCACCGTGGGCTACCCCGTGCGCGCCGGGCTGGAGCAGCTGCCCGACCGGGAGGAGTCCTGCCGCGTCCTGGGGCTGGACCCGGCCCGCCCCGTCCTCTTCATCTTTGGCGGCTCCCAGGGGGCGCGGGCGATCAACCTCGCTCTTTACCGCATCCTGCCGGAGCTGCTGCGCCGCGGCGTGCAGGTCCTGCACGGGACGGGCATGTCGGCCGGCACGGCCTGGGACGCCGGCGCCGAGCATGCCCGCGCCCTGGCCGCCCTGGAGCGCGACGTGGCGGACTGGCCCGCCCTGGCGCCCTCCTACCATGCGCGGCCCTACTTCGACCAGATCCAGCTCGCCTACGCCGCGGCCGACCTCGTCTGCTGCCGCGCCGGCGCGGGGGCCATTTTCGAGCTGCTGGCCATGGGCCGTCCCGCTCTCCTCATCCCCAAGATGGGCCTGCCCGGCGACCACCAGACCGCCAACGCGCGCTGCGCCGAGCGGGCCGGCGCCGCCGCCCTGCTGCTTGAGGAGCCGCTGCTGGCGGAGGGGCGGATCGAGGCCGGGGTCCGGCCGGAGCGGCTGGTGGAGGCCCTCGGCGCCCTGCTGGAGGATCCGGCGCGCCGGCGGGAGATGGCCTCGGCGGCCCACGGCTTCCGCGGCGACGCCCGCCTGCGCATGGCCGCCCTCGCCCTGGACGTGGCGGCGGGACGCCCCCTGCCGGCCGAGGCAGCGCCGGGCGGCGCCCACGGCTCCCCCCGCTCCTTGGAGCGCCTGGGCACGGAGCAGCTCCTCGCCCGGGTGGAGGACCTGCGGGACGAGGCGGACCGCCGCTACGTGGCCTACCGCTGCCTGGCCGCCCTCTGCTCGCCGCAGTGGGCGGAGCGCAACGCCGGCATCAAGCTGGCCACCCGCCTGCGGCTGGACGCCGCCCTGCCCCTGCTCGTCCACCTGGCCGAGGACGCCGCACCGCCCGCCCTGCTGCCGCGGCTGCTGGGCGAGCGACGCCACCAGAACGGCTTCATCCGGCGCAACCTGATGACGGCCTTCGCCGCCCTGCCCGCCACGCCGGACTCCATCCGCGCGCTGCGCCGGGCGCTGGCCGATCCTTACTGGGAGGCCCGCGTGGAGGCCATCCACAGCCTGGCCGTCCTGCACGACCCGCCCGATCCCGCGTTGGAGGCGGCCATGGCGCGCTTCCGCGACCGCGGCAACTTCGAGGAGGCCCGGGCCGTGGCCGATTGGTGGGCCTCCTGCCTGCCGGCGGCGAGCTGGCGGGAATGGCTGTTGCCTCTGGCCCGCCACGCCAACTGCCGGGTGCGCGAAGCGGCCATCCTGGCCCTGGAGCGGCGGGTGCGCCAGGGCGAGCTGCGCCTGGAGGACCTCAAGGGCGAGCTGGACGGCTTCCTGCTCACCAGCACGCACTTCCGGCCGCGTTTCCCCTTGAAGCAGGCGATGCGGGCCCTGGCCGAGCCCCGGGAGAAAGAACCATGCTGA